A window of Cellulomonas fimi contains these coding sequences:
- a CDS encoding arabinan endo-1,5-alpha-L-arabinosidase yields the protein MTGTGPSPVAPPVPAPAPAGTGGRRRGRALVAGLVVGALLVGAGVAWWLWPEPAVAATDLEPSGDLRAHDPALVVGDEGEPWYVFNTGDVRQGLGAPQIRRSLDEGRTWEEVGTVWDASTRPDWAYEAVPGVQNFWAPEVLEHDGTWYLYYSASTFGSNRSAIGLTTNTTLDPDDPDYRWVDQGLVWASTPGETDYNAIDPGVLVDDDGRGWMAFGSFWGGIQLVELSFPSGMPVDRDAEPVVLASRTGAPNPIEAPYLVHRDGWYYLFFSRDFCCQGTDSTYNMAVGRSRSVEGPYVDRDGTDLVDDGGTPLLATTGDMIGPGGQSVSRGVLAFHWYDGASGGGITLGLRELGWDDEGWPVATTAEEQAAAHAG from the coding sequence GTGACCGGCACCGGTCCGTCACCCGTCGCCCCGCCCGTGCCCGCACCCGCGCCCGCGGGCACGGGCGGCCGGCGGCGGGGCCGCGCCCTCGTGGCCGGTCTCGTCGTCGGCGCGCTCCTCGTGGGTGCGGGCGTCGCGTGGTGGCTGTGGCCCGAGCCGGCCGTCGCGGCGACCGACCTCGAACCGTCGGGCGACCTGCGCGCGCACGACCCGGCGCTCGTCGTCGGCGACGAGGGCGAGCCCTGGTACGTCTTCAACACCGGCGACGTGCGGCAGGGGCTCGGCGCCCCGCAGATCCGCCGCTCGCTCGACGAGGGCCGCACCTGGGAGGAGGTCGGCACCGTGTGGGACGCGTCGACCCGGCCCGACTGGGCCTACGAGGCCGTGCCGGGCGTGCAGAACTTCTGGGCGCCCGAGGTCCTCGAGCACGACGGCACCTGGTACCTCTACTACTCCGCGTCGACGTTCGGCTCCAACCGCTCCGCGATCGGCCTGACGACCAACACGACGCTCGACCCCGACGACCCGGACTACCGGTGGGTCGACCAGGGGCTCGTGTGGGCGTCGACGCCGGGGGAGACCGACTACAACGCGATCGACCCCGGTGTCCTCGTCGACGACGACGGCCGGGGGTGGATGGCGTTCGGGTCGTTCTGGGGCGGGATCCAGCTCGTCGAGCTGTCGTTCCCGTCGGGCATGCCCGTCGACCGCGACGCCGAGCCCGTGGTGCTGGCGAGCCGCACCGGCGCGCCCAACCCCATCGAGGCGCCCTACCTCGTGCACCGCGACGGCTGGTACTACCTGTTCTTCTCGCGCGACTTCTGCTGCCAGGGCACGGACTCGACGTACAACATGGCCGTCGGGCGCTCGCGCTCGGTCGAGGGGCCGTACGTCGACCGGGACGGTACCGACCTCGTCGACGACGGCGGCACCCCGCTGCTCGCGACGACCGGCGACATGATCGGCCCCGGCGGGCAGTCGGTCTCGCGGGGCGTGCTCGCGTTCCACTGGTACGACGGCGCCTCGGGCGGCGGCATCACGCTCGGGCTGCGCGAGCTCGGCTGGGACGACGAGGGCTGGCCCGTCGCGACGACCGCGGAGGAGCAGGCGGCCGCGCACGCGGGCTGA